A single Cyprinus carpio isolate SPL01 chromosome A20, ASM1834038v1, whole genome shotgun sequence DNA region contains:
- the LOC122148962 gene encoding protein phosphatase 1A-like encodes MGAFLDKPKMEKHNAHGEGNDLRYGLSSMQGWRVEMEDAHTAVIGLPYGLGLWSFFAVYDGHAGSQVARYCCEHLLDHITSNPDFRGGCSGGGDLMNAEPSVESVKCGIRTGFLQIDEHMRAMSERKHGADRSGSTAVGVMISPHHLYFINCGDSRALLSRKGHVHFFTQDHKPSNPLEKERIQNAGGSVMIQRVNGSLAVSRALGDFDYKCVHGKGPTEQLVSPEPEVYEIERSEAEDEFVVLACDGIWDVMANEELCDFVRSRLEVTEDLERVCNEIVDTCLYKGSRDNMSVVLVCFPGAPKINPEVVKREAELDKYLQNREGGACKKANK; translated from the exons ATGGGTGCGTTCTTAGACAAGCCAAAGATGGAGAAGCACAATGCTCATGGGGAGGGGAACGACCTGCGCTACGGACTCAGCAGCATGCAGGGCTGGCGTGTGGAGATGGAGGACGCACACACGGCTGTGATAGGGCTGCCTTACGGCCTCGGCCTGTGGTCGTTTTTTGCCGTCTACGATGGGCATGCAGGCTCTCAGGTTGCCCGTTACTGCTGTGAGCATCTGCTGGATCACATCACCAGCAACCCGGACTTCAGGGGAGGCTGCTCAGGAGGTGGGGATTTAATGAATGCTGAGCCCTCCGTGGAGAGTGTGAAATGTGGAATCCGCACAGGCTTCCTGCAGATCGACGAGCACATGCGGGCCATGTCCGAGCGCAAGCACGGGGCGGACCGCAGTGGGTCCACAGCGGTGGGCGTGATGATTTCTCCTcatcatttatatttcattaattgtgGTGACTCCAGAGCCTTGCTGAGCCGCAAGGGTCACGTTCACTTCTTCACCCAGGACCACAAGCCGAGTAACCCCCTTGAGAAGGAGAGAATCCAGAACGCAGGTGGTTCTGTTATGATCCAGAGGGTCAACGGCTCCCTCGCTGTCTCCCGTGCTCTCGGCGACTTCGACTATAAGTGCGTGCATGGGAAAGGCCCCACTGAGCAGCTGGTGTCCCCGGAGCCAGAAGTGTATGAGATTGAACGCTCTGAGGCTGAGGATGAATTTGTGGTGCTGGCCTGCGATGGCATTTGGGACGTCATGGCCAATGAAGAACTGTGTGATTTTGTGCGCTCACGCTTGGAAGTGACCGAGGACCTGGAGAGAGTGTGTAATGAGATCGTGGACACGTGTTTGTACAAG GGCAGTCGTGACAACATGAGTGTGGTGCTTGTATGTTTTCCTGGTGCCCCAAAAATCAACCCAGAAGTGGTGAAGCGAGAGGCGGAGCTAGATAAGTACCTGCAGAACAGAGAGGGTGGAGCAtgtaaaaaggcaaataaataa